The following proteins are encoded in a genomic region of Callospermophilus lateralis isolate mCalLat2 chromosome 5 unlocalized genomic scaffold, mCalLat2.hap1 SUPER_5_unloc_2, whole genome shotgun sequence:
- the LOC143398892 gene encoding olfactory receptor 6F1 translates to MDAGNETEGRGFLLLGFPGPQALQLSLFLLFLVMYILTVGGNVAILLLVSTSHQLHTPMYFFLSNLSFLEVWYTTAAVPKALAILLGRSQSISFISCLLQMYLVFSLGCTEYFLLAAMAYDRYLAICYPLHYGAIMSSLLSLQLALGSWVCGFLSIAVPTALISGLSFCGPRAINHFFCDIAPWIALACTSTQAVELVAFVIAAVVILSSCLITLVSYIYIIRTILSIPSASGRSKAFSTCSSHLTVVLIWYGSTIFLHVRTSIKDALDLTKAVHVLNTVVTPVLNPFIYTLRNQEVRETLRKKWKRK, encoded by the coding sequence ATGGATGCTGGCAATGAGACAGAGGGCAGGGGCTTTCTGCTGCTGGGCTTCCCGGGGCCCCAGGCCCTGCAGCTCTCGCTCTTCCTGCTGTTCCTGGTGATGTACATCCTCACAGTGGGTGGCAATGTGGCCATCTTGCTGCTAGTGAGCACCTCCCACCAGCtgcacacccccatgtacttctttcTGAGCAACCTGTCCTTCCTGGAGGTCTGGTACACCACGGCCGCAGTGCCCAAAGCCCTGGCCATCCTGCTGGGGAGGAGCCAGAGCATCTCCTTCATCAGCTGCCTCCTGCAGATGTACCTGGTCTTCTCGCTGGGCTGCACGGAGTACTTCCTCCTGGCCGCCATGGCCTACGACCGCTACCTCGCCATCTGCTACCCCCTGCACTACGGGGCCATCATGAGCAGCCTGCTCTCTTTGCAGTTGGCCCTGGGCTCCTGGGTCTGTGGCTTCCTGTCCATTGCAGTGCCCACGGCCCTCATCAGTGGCCTGTCCTTCTGTGGCCCCCGAGCCATCAACCACTTCTTCTGTGACATCGCGCCCTGGATTGCCCTGGCCTGCACCAGCACGCAGGCGGTGGAGCTGGTGGCCTTTGTGATTGCTGCCGTGGTCATTCTGAGCTCCTGCCTCATCACCCTGGTCTCCTACATCTACATCATCCGCACCATCCTCAGCATCCCCTCGGCCAGTGGCCGCAGCAAGGCCTTCTCCACCTGCTCCTCCCACCTCACCGTGGTGCTCATCTGGTACGGCTCCACCATCTTCCTCCACGTGCGCACCTCCATCAAGGACGCCTTGGACCTGACCAAAGCCGTGCACGTCCTCAACACCGTGGTGACCCCGGTTCTCAACCCCTTCATCTACACCCTCCGCAACCAGGAGGTCAGGGAGACTCTGCGGAAGAAGTGGAAGAGAAAATAG
- the LOC143400119 gene encoding olfactory receptor 14K1-like yields the protein MKNRSLVVEFLLLRLAEGRMLWLQAALFLMIYLMAALENVVILLLTLVDRRLHTPMYFFLRHLSFLDLCLISATMPKSILNSFTLSDSISFLGCVLQLFLVVLLAGSEIGILTAMSYDRYVAICRPLHYEAVMSSVFCVQLMALSWINGGALGVLYSAGTFSLEFCGSNRVHQFFCDVPALLKLTCSAEHATIEASVAVGVCYAFSCLVCIVVSYVHILSTVLKIPSRQSQSKAFSTCVPHLIVVSAFLGTGAIAYLKPAADGPPVVDLLVSVFYSTVPPALNPLIYCLRNKDIRSALGKFLRRVRSSRQWEQD from the coding sequence ATGAAGAACCGGTCGCTGGTGGTGGAGTTCCTGCTCCTGAGGCTGGCTGAAGGCCGGATGCTGTGGCTGCAGGCTGCACTTTTCTTGATGATCTACCTCATGGCTGCGCTGGAGAATGTGGTTATCCTGCTGCTCACGCTTGTTGACCGCCGTCTCCACACCCCAATGTACTTTTTCCTTAGGCATTTGTCTTTCTTGGACCTGTGTCTCATTTCTGCTACCATGCCCAAGTCCATCCTAAACTCCTTCACGCTCTCAGACTCCATCTCCTTCCTGGGGTGTGTGCTGCAGCTCTTCTTGGTGGTCCTGTTGGCTGGGTCGGAGATTGGCATCCTCACAGCCATGTCCTAcgaccgctatgtggccatctgccgCCCTCTGCACTATGAGGCTGTCATGAGCAGCGTGTTCTGTGTCCAGCTGATGGCCCTGTCATGGATCAATGGGGGGGCCTTGGGAGTCTTGTACTCTGCTGGGACATTCTCTCTGGAGTTCTGTGGTTCTAATAGGGTACACCAGTTCTTCTGTGACGTGCCTGCCCTGCTGAAGCTCACCTGCTCTGCAGAGCACGCCACCATCGAGGCCAGCGTGGCCGTCGGGGTCTGCTATGCCTTCTCGTGTTTAGTGTGCATTGTGGTCTCCTATGTGCATATTTTGTCCACGGTGTTAAAGATCCCATCCAGGCAGAGCCAGTCCAAAGCCTTTTCCACCTGCGTGCCTCACCTCATTGTCGTGAGCGCATTTCTGGGAACAGGTGCAATTGCCTATTTAAAGCCAGCGGCTGATGGGCCCCCCGTTGTAGACCTGCTGGTGTCTGTGTTCTACTCCACTGTACCTCCAGCCTTGAACCCCCTCATCTACTGCCTGAGGAACAAGGACATCCGGTCAGCTCTGGGCAAATTCCTCAGGAGGGTTAGAAGCAGTCGGCAATGGGAACAGGACTAA
- the LOC143639840 gene encoding olfactory receptor 14A2-like has product MASTANHTMGMEFYLTPFSEDQELQLAHGFLFLLIYLVALVGNLLIIVLVTVDQCLHTPMYFFLKNLSLLDACLVSVTVPNFIVSSLCHRSTISFSGCVSQVLLVTQFAGTELFVLTAMSYDRYVAICHPLHYDVIMNRGLCVQMVAVSWFLGGIFGVLYSAGTFSLSFCGSRKLPQFFCDVPSLLKISCSKSHVTIDVSVVIGVTFGLSCVLSIGFSYVYIFKTVTRMPSSQGRSRAFSTCTPHLIVVTTFIVTGVTAYLKPVPESPHPVDFLVSVLYSVMPPSLNPVIYSLRNKDVKASLWKIYGNCATALFPSPEAPKRVGQESGSQAAPRLQVPRTRKTLRSTLSL; this is encoded by the exons ATGGCGTCCACGGCCAACCACACAATGGGGATGGAGTTCTACCTCACACCATTCTCCGAGGACCAGGAGCTCCAGCTTGCACACGGCTTCCTGTTCTTGCTGATTTACCTGGTggcactggtggggaaccttctcATCATCGTCCTGGTCACCGTGGACCAGTGtctccacacccccatgtacttcttcctgaaGAACTTGTCCCTCCTGGATGCTTGCCTTGTCTCAGTCACTGTCCCCAACTTCATTGTGAGCTCCTTGTGCCACAGGAGCACCATCTCTTTCTCAGGATGTGTCTCACAGGTCTTGTTGGTGACTCAGTTTGCTGGGACTGAGCTGTTCGTCCTCACGGCCATGTcctatgaccgctatgtggccatctgccacCCCCTGCACTATGATGTCATCATGAACAGGGGGCTCTGTGTGCAGATGGTAGCTGTCTCCTGGTTCCTTGGGGGCATCTTTGGGGTCTTATACTCTGCAGGAACTTTCTCTTTATCATTTTGTGGCTCCAGAAAACTCCCACAATTTTTCTGTGATGTCCCCTCTCTGCTGAAGATTTCGTGTTCAAAGTCACATGTCACCATTGATGTTAGTGTGGTCATTGGAGTCACATTTGGACTTTCCTGTGTTCTGTCCATTGGATTTTCATACGTGTACATTTTCAAGACTGTCACAAGAATGCCATCCTCACAAGGTCGGTCAAGAGCTTTCTCCACCTGCACACCCCATCTCATAGTAGTGACCACATTCATAGTGACAGGTGTCACTGCCTATTTGAAGCCAGTGCCGGAATCTCCACATCCTGTGGACTTTCTGGTGTCTGTTCTCTATTCCGTGATGCCTCCATCTTTGAACCCTGTCATAtacagcctgaggaacaaggaTGTCAAAGCCTCTCTGTGGAAGATTTATGGAAACTGTGCC ACTGCGCTCTTCCCATCACCTGAAGCACCCAAGCGCGTGGGTCAGGAGAGCGGCAGCCAGGCTGCTCCAAGGTTACAGGTTCCCAGGACCAGGAAGACGCTGAGGTCCACACTGAGTCTGTGA